From the genome of Penaeus monodon isolate SGIC_2016 chromosome 16, NSTDA_Pmon_1, whole genome shotgun sequence, one region includes:
- the LOC119582895 gene encoding uncharacterized protein LOC119582895 isoform X1: MGDISPTARHSCRRMPPKGQDTLTALICRKLRESGQDDEFLQSVMAALYELREELSRCPSRKASVKLVRRTLSRAIAEGRRDQDTARDTQDDLRTRPEELVPTIDQLLEEELKGEEEFEKEQKTEEAKGEETQEEILAEGGLECGEDVPDHKRTTGTRPQKDDHEASGEKQLIEDSNDAPSSILMKENNVCDGKGGNTQETAILHGVQIERVFPEKGRPFSHFYGDEDREIMSIRLVIERNKCALYKLEGETSTKLGVFHADHMTKLKNGFKVKLDTQMTTDELDGGKRLRKGRKRNRDASLVILTVPEEQQRECMNVLSKMRKTLPGILFG, from the exons ATGGGTGACATCTCTCCCACCGCCAGACACTCCTGCCGCAGGATGCCGCCGAAAGGCCAGGACACGCTCACGGCCCTCATCTGCCGGAAACTACGGGAGAGCGGCCAGGACGACGAGTTCCTGCAGAGCGTGATGGCCGCCCTGTACGAGCTGAGGGAGGAGCTGAGCAGGTGTCCCTCCCGCAAGGCATCCGTCAAGCTCGTCCGCCGCACGCTGTCGAGGGCCATcgccgaggggaggagggaccaGGACACGGCGAGGGACACGCAGGACGACCTACGAACGAGGCCGGAGGAACTCGTCCCCACGATCGACCAGCTGTTGGAGGAGGAgctcaagggggaggaggagttcgAGAAAGAGCAGAAAACGGAGGAAGCCAAGGGAGAAGAGACGCAGGAAGAAATTTTGGCAGAAGGCGGACTCGAGTGCGGAGAAGACGTTCCTGACCACAAGAGAACGACAGGAACACGACCTCAGAAAGACGACCACGAGGCATCGGGGGAAAAGCAACTGATAGAAGACAGTAACGACGCTCCTTCTTCGATTCTTATGAAGGAAAATAATGTTTGCGACGGGAAAG GAGGAAACACCCAGGAGACGGCGATTCTCCATGGCGTACAGATCGAAAGGGTTTTCCCTGAGAAAGGACGCCCGTTCTCACACTTTTAcggagacgaagacagagagatCATGTCCATTAGGCTTGTTATAGAGAGGA ACAAGTGCGCTCTCTACAAACTAGAAGGCGAAACGTCCACAAAACTGGGAGTGTTCCACGCTGACCACATGACGAAGCTCAAGAACGGCTTCAAAGTGAAACTGGACACCCAAATGACCACAGATGAACTGGATGGAGGCAAGCGactcaggaagggaaggaagaggaacagagacgCGTCTTTGGTGATCCTGACCGTTCCGGAGGAGCAGCAGAGGGAGTGCATGAACGTCTTATCTAAG atgAGAAAAACACTCCCTGGAATCCTCTTTGGATAA
- the LOC119583087 gene encoding uncharacterized protein LOC119583087, with protein sequence MASDSDSNKKRSSHSTDKWKTLYEINQVWYYPKVEKKWHVPNKFGTCLITPPKCVYKTSWSTSVVVEQAALPTNVLDKRGARTARPATPDQPLAFRTAASAHMGDISPTARHSCRRMPPKGQDTLTALICRKLRESGQDDEFLQSVMAALYELREELSRCPSRKASVKLVRRTLSRAIAEGRRDQDTARDTHDDLRARPEELVPTIDQLLEEELKGEEEFEEEQKTEEAKGEEAQDEILAEGGLECGEDVPDHKGTTGTRPQKDDHEASGEKQLTEDSKRRSFFDSYEGNNVCDGKGGNTQDTAILNGVQIERVFPEKGRPFSHFYGDEDREIMSVRLVMEKNKCALYKLEGETSTKLGVFHADHMTKLKNGFKVKLDTQMTTDELDGGKRLRKGRKRNRDASLVILTVPEEQQRECMNVLSKMRKTLPGILFG encoded by the exons ATGGCGAGTGATTCTGACAGCAATAAAAAGCGCTCTTCTCATTCCACTGAT AAGTGGAAAACGTTATATGAGATTAACCAGGTCTGGTATTATCCAAAAGTAGAGAAAAA gtGGCACGTCCCGAACAAGTTCGGAACGTGCCTGATAACGCCACCGAAGTGTGTATATAAGACCTCTTGGAGCACATCTGTGGTAGTCGAGCAAGCAGCGCTCCCAACGAACGTCCTGGATAAGCGAGGCGCACGAACCGCACGTCCAGCGACTCCCGACCAGCCACTTGCCTTCCGCACCGCCGCCAGCGCACACATGGGTGACATCTCTCCCACCGCCAGACACTCCTGCCGCAGGATGCCGCCGAAAGGCCAGGACACGCTCACGGCCCTCATCTGCCGGAAACTACGGGAGAGCGGCCAGGACGACGAGTTCCTGCAGAGCGTGATGGCCGCCCTGTACGAGCTGAGGGAGGAGCTGAGCAGGTGTCCCTCCCGCAAGGCATCCGTCAAGCTCGTCCGCCGCACGCTGTCGAGGGCCATcgccgaggggaggagggaccaGGACACGGCGAGGGACACGCACGACGACCTACGAGCGAGGCCGGAGGAACTCGTTCCCACGATCGACCAGCTGCTGGAGGAGGAgctcaagggggaggaggagttcgAGGAAGAGCAGAAAACGGAGGAAGCCAAGGGAGAAGAGGCGCAGGATGAAATTTTGGCAGAAGGCGGACTCGAGTGCGGAGAGGACGTTCCCGACCACAAGGGAACGACAGGAACACGACCTCAGAAAGACGACCACGAGGCATCGGGGGAAAAGCAACTGACAGAAGACAGTAAACGACGCTCCTTCTTCGATTCTTATGAAGGAAATAATGTTTGCGACGGGAAAG GAGGAAACACCCAGGACACGGCGATTCTCAACGGGGTACAGATCGAAAGGGTTTTCCCTGAGAAAGGACGCCCGTTTTCACACTTTTAcggagacgaagacagagagatCATGTCCGTTAGACTTGTTATGGAGAAGA ACAAGTGCGCTCTCTACAAACTAGAAGGCGAAACGTCCACAAAACTGGGAGTGTTCCACGCTGACCACATGACGAAGCTCAAGAACGGCTTCAAAGTGAAACTGGACACCCAAATGACCACAGATGAACTGGATGGAGGCAAGCGactcaggaagggaaggaagaggaacagagacgCGTCTTTGGTGATCCTGACCGTTCCGGAGGAGCAGCAGAGGGAGTGCATGAACGTCTTATCTAAG atgAGAAAAACACTCCCTGGAATCCTCTTTGGATAA
- the LOC119582892 gene encoding uncharacterized protein LOC119582892 produces MGDISPTARHSCRRMPPKGQDTLTALICRKLRESGQDDEFLQSVMAALVRAEEELSRCPSRKASVKLVRRTLSRAIAEGRRDQDTARDTHDDLRTRPEELVPTIDQLLEEELKGEEEFEKEQKTEEAKGEEAQDEILAEGGLECGEDVPDHKRTTGTRPQKDDHEASGEKQLIEDSNDAPSSILMKENNVCDGKGGNTQETAILHGVQIERVFPEKGRPFSHFYGDEDREIMSVRLVIEKNKCALYKLEGETSTKLGVFHADHMTKLKNGFKVKLDTQMTTDELDGGKRLRKGRKRNRDASLVILTVPEEQQRECMNVLSKMRKTLPGILFG; encoded by the exons ATGGGTGACATCTCTCCCACCGCCAGACACTCCTGCCGCAGGATGCCGCCGAAAGGCCAGGACACGCTCACGGCCCTCATCTGCCGGAAACTACGGGAGAGCGGCCAGGACGACGAGTTCCTGCAGAGCGTGATGGCCGCCCTTGTACGAGCTGAGGAGGAGCTGAGCAGGTGTCCCTCCCGCAAGGCATCCGTCAAGCTCGTCCGCCGCACGCTGTCGAGGGCCATcgccgaggggaggagggaccaGGACACGGCGAGGGACACGCACGACGACCTACGAACGAGGCCGGAGGAACTCGTCCCCACGATCGACCAGCTGTTGGAGGAGGAgctcaagggggaggaggagttcgAGAAAGAGCAGAAAACGGAGGAAGCCAAGGGAGAAGAGGCGCAGGATGAAATTTTGGCAGAAGGCGGACTCGAGTGCGGAGAGGACGTTCCTGACCACAAGAGAACGACAGGAACACGACCTCAGAAAGACGACCACGAGGCATCGGGGGAAAAGCAACTGATAGAAGACAGTAACGACGCTCCTTCTTCGATTCTTATGAAGGAAAATAATGTTTGCGACGGGAAAG GAGGAAACACCCAGGAGACGGCGATTCTCCACGGCGTACAGATCGAAAGGGTTTTCCCTGAGAAAGGACGCCCGTTTTCACACTTTTAcggagacgaagacagagagatCATGTCCGTTAGACTTGTTATAGAGAAGA ACAAGTGCGCTCTCTACAAACTAGAAGGCGAAACGTCCACAAAACTGGGAGTGTTCCACGCTGACCACATGACGAAGCTCAAGAACGGCTTCAAAGTGAAACTGGACACCCAAATGACCACAGATGAACTGGATGGAGGCAAGCGactcaggaagggaaggaagaggaacagagacgCGTCTTTGGTGATCCTGACCGTTCCGGAGGAGCAGCAGAGGGAGTGCATGAACGTCTTATCTAAG atgAGAAAAACACTCCCTGGAATCCTCTTTGGATAA
- the LOC119582893 gene encoding uncharacterized protein LOC119582893, translated as MGDISPPARHSCRRMPPKGQDTLTALICRKLRESGQDDEFLQSVMAALYELREELSRCPSRKASVKLVRRTLSRAIAEGRRDQDTARDTHDDLRARPEELVPTIDQLLEEELKGEEEFEKEQKTEEAKGEEAQDEILAEGGLECGEDVPDHKRTTGTRPQKDDHEASGEKQLIEDSNDAPSSILMKENNVCDGKGGNTQETAILNGVQIERVFPEKGRPFSHFYGDEDREIMSIRLVMEKNKCALYKLEGETSTKLGVFHADHMTKLKNGFKVKLDTQMTTDELDGGKRLRKGRKRNRDASLVILTVPEEQQRECMNVLSKMRKTLPGILFG; from the exons ATGGGTGACATCTCTCCCCCCGCCAGACACTCCTGCCGCAGGATGCCGCCGAAAGGCCAGGACACGCTCACGGCCCTCATCTGCCGGAAACTACGGGAGAGCGGCCAGGACGACGAGTTCCTGCAGAGTGTGATGGCCGCCCTGTACGAGCTGAGGGAGGAGCTGAGTAGGTGTCCCTCCCGCAAGGCATCCGTCAAGCTCGTCCGCCGCACGCTGTCGAGGGCCATcgccgaggggaggagggaccaGGACACGGCGAGGGACACGCACGACGACCTACGAGCGAGGCCGGAGGAACTCGTTCCCACGATCGACCAGCTGTTGGAGGAGGAgctcaagggggaggaggagtttgAGAAAGAGCAGAAAACGGAGGAAGCCAAGGGAGAAGAGGCGCAGGATGAAATTTTGGCAGAAGGCGGACTCGAGTGCGGAGAAGACGTTCCTGACCACAAGAGAACGACAGGAACACGACCTCAGAAAGACGACCACGAGGCATCGGGGGAAAAGCAACTGATAGAAGACAGTAACGACGCTCCTTCTTCGATTCTTATGAAGGAAAATAATGTTTGCGACGGGAAAG GAGGAAACACCCAGGAGACGGCGATTCTCAACGGGGTACAGATCGAAAGGGTTTTCCCTGAGAAAGGACGCCCGTTTTCACACTTTTAcggagacgaagacagagagatCATGTCCATTAGGCTTGTTATGGAGAAGA ACAAGTGCGCTCTCTACAAACTAGAAGGCGAAACGTCCACAAAACTGGGAGTGTTCCACGCTGACCACATGACGAAGCTCAAGAACGGCTTCAAAGTGAAACTGGACACCCAAATGACCACAGATGAACTGGATGGAGGCAAGCGactcaggaagggaaggaagaggaacagagacgCGTCTTTGGTGATCCTGACCGTTCCGGAGGAGCAGCAGAGGGAGTGCATGAACGTCTTATCTAAG atgAGAAAAACACTCCCTGGAATCCTCTTTGGATAA
- the LOC119582894 gene encoding uncharacterized protein LOC119582894 isoform X2 — MGDISPPARHSCRRMPPKGQDTLTALICRKLRESGQDDEFLQSVMAALYELREELSRCPSRKASVKLVRRTLSRAIAEGRRDQDTARDTHDDLRARPEELVPTIDQLLEEELKGEEEFEEEQKAEEAKGEEAQDEILAEGGLECGEDVPDHKRTTGTRPQKDDHEASGEKQLIEDSNDAPSSILMKENNVCDGKGNTQETAILNGVQIERVFPEKGRPFSHFYGDEDREIMSIRLVIEKNKCALYKLEGETSTKLGVFHADHMTKLKNGFKVKLDTQMTTDELDGGKRLRKGRKRNRDASLVILTVPEEQQRECMNVLSKMRKTLPGILFG, encoded by the exons ATGGGTGACATCTCTCCCCCCGCCAGACACTCCTGCCGCAGGATGCCGCCGAAAGGCCAGGACACGCTCACGGCCCTCATCTGCCGGAAACTACGGGAGAGCGGCCAGGACGACGAGTTCCTGCAGAGCGTGATGGCCGCCCTGTACGAGCTGAGGGAGGAGCTGAGTAGGTGTCCCTCCCGCAAGGCATCCGTCAAGCTCGTCCGCCGCACGCTGTCGAGGGCCATcgccgaggggaggagggaccaGGACACGGCGAGGGACACGCACGACGACCTACGAGCGAGGCCGGAGGAACTCGTTCCCACGATCGACCAGCTGCTGGAGGAGGAgctcaagggggaggaggagttcgAGGAAGAGCAGAAAGCGGAGGAAGCCAAGGGAGAAGAGGCGCAGGATGAAATTTTGGCAGAAGGCGGACTCGAGTGCGGAGAGGACGTTCCTGACCACAAGAGAACGACAGGAACACGACCTCAGAAAGACGACCACGAGGCATCGGGGGAAAAGCAACTGATAGAAGACAGTAACGACGCTCCTTCTTCGATTCTTATGAAGGAAAATAATGTTTGCGACGGGAAAG GAAACACCCAGGAGACGGCGATTCTCAACGGGGTACAGATCGAAAGGGTTTTCCCTGAGAAAGGACGCCCGTTCTCACACTTTTAcggagacgaagacagagagatCATGTCCATTAGGCTTGTTATAGAGAAGA ACAAGTGCGCTCTCTACAAACTAGAAGGCGAAACGTCCACAAAACTGGGAGTGTTCCACGCTGACCACATGACGAAGCTCAAGAACGGCTTCAAAGTGAAACTGGACACCCAAATGACCACAGATGAACTGGATGGAGGCAAGCGactcaggaagggaaggaagaggaacagagacgCGTCTTTGGTGATCCTGACCGTTCCGGAGGAGCAGCAGAGGGAGTGCATGAACGTCTTATCTAAA atgAGAAAAACACTCCCTGGAATCCTCTTTGGATAA
- the LOC119582894 gene encoding uncharacterized protein LOC119582894 isoform X1: MGDISPPARHSCRRMPPKGQDTLTALICRKLRESGQDDEFLQSVMAALYELREELSRCPSRKASVKLVRRTLSRAIAEGRRDQDTARDTHDDLRARPEELVPTIDQLLEEELKGEEEFEEEQKAEEAKGEEAQDEILAEGGLECGEDVPDHKRTTGTRPQKDDHEASGEKQLIEDSNDAPSSILMKENNVCDGKGGNTQETAILNGVQIERVFPEKGRPFSHFYGDEDREIMSIRLVIEKNKCALYKLEGETSTKLGVFHADHMTKLKNGFKVKLDTQMTTDELDGGKRLRKGRKRNRDASLVILTVPEEQQRECMNVLSKMRKTLPGILFG, translated from the exons ATGGGTGACATCTCTCCCCCCGCCAGACACTCCTGCCGCAGGATGCCGCCGAAAGGCCAGGACACGCTCACGGCCCTCATCTGCCGGAAACTACGGGAGAGCGGCCAGGACGACGAGTTCCTGCAGAGCGTGATGGCCGCCCTGTACGAGCTGAGGGAGGAGCTGAGTAGGTGTCCCTCCCGCAAGGCATCCGTCAAGCTCGTCCGCCGCACGCTGTCGAGGGCCATcgccgaggggaggagggaccaGGACACGGCGAGGGACACGCACGACGACCTACGAGCGAGGCCGGAGGAACTCGTTCCCACGATCGACCAGCTGCTGGAGGAGGAgctcaagggggaggaggagttcgAGGAAGAGCAGAAAGCGGAGGAAGCCAAGGGAGAAGAGGCGCAGGATGAAATTTTGGCAGAAGGCGGACTCGAGTGCGGAGAGGACGTTCCTGACCACAAGAGAACGACAGGAACACGACCTCAGAAAGACGACCACGAGGCATCGGGGGAAAAGCAACTGATAGAAGACAGTAACGACGCTCCTTCTTCGATTCTTATGAAGGAAAATAATGTTTGCGACGGGAAAG GAGGAAACACCCAGGAGACGGCGATTCTCAACGGGGTACAGATCGAAAGGGTTTTCCCTGAGAAAGGACGCCCGTTCTCACACTTTTAcggagacgaagacagagagatCATGTCCATTAGGCTTGTTATAGAGAAGA ACAAGTGCGCTCTCTACAAACTAGAAGGCGAAACGTCCACAAAACTGGGAGTGTTCCACGCTGACCACATGACGAAGCTCAAGAACGGCTTCAAAGTGAAACTGGACACCCAAATGACCACAGATGAACTGGATGGAGGCAAGCGactcaggaagggaaggaagaggaacagagacgCGTCTTTGGTGATCCTGACCGTTCCGGAGGAGCAGCAGAGGGAGTGCATGAACGTCTTATCTAAA atgAGAAAAACACTCCCTGGAATCCTCTTTGGATAA
- the LOC119583160 gene encoding uncharacterized protein LOC119583160, which produces MKMAILQGVQVEKIFPQKGRSLPQVYREEDREISSIKLIFERNECTLYKLEGRIWTELGGFHADRLTILKNGFKVTLETQLTPDSVDEGKRPEEMRERTEEASVLVVTLPQEQQE; this is translated from the exons ATGAAGATGGCGATCCTCCAAGGCGTCCAGGTCGAGAAGATTTTCCCTCAGAAAGGACGCTCGCTTCCGCAGGTCTacagggaggaagacagagagatctCGTCCATTAAACTTATCTTTGAGAGAA ATGAGTGCACTCTCTACAAACTAGAAGGAAGAATTTGGACCGAACTGGGAGGTTTCCACGCTGACCGCCTCACTATCCTCAAGAACGGCTTCAAAGTGACCCTGGAGACCCAACTGACCCCGGATAGCGTCGACGAGGGCAAGCGACccgaagagatgagggagagaaccGAGGAGGCGTCTGTGCTGGTTGTGACTCTTCCGCAGGAGCAGCAGGAGTAG